In the genome of Gemmatimonadaceae bacterium, the window AGGTTCTCGCGGGACGCGAGGCGCCTGCGAATCCGGGAATCCGCAGGCTATTTCGCTTCAAGGGCTCGTCCTCAGGGCGAAAGCTCTTCCTCGGGCTCTTTTGGTATTTCCTGCTCGCCGGTCTCTCCGCGGCGCTGTTCGTACTCCGGACGTTCGCTGTAACCGTACCCACCGAACACTTCGCCCCCGCGCATGTAGTCATGGCCATACCCTCTGCCAATCGGGTAGCCGTCGGCTGTGCGCTTCTCCTGCTCGTGCATCAGAGCCTCCTCAAGCGGGTGTCCTGACACGGTACGAATATTTTCACGGGGAGGCAAGCACGGCGAGGGCGAAAGCCGCTGTCCGTCCAACGGGTGACCGGCGTCACCGGTCGCGGTCACGTAACGGTTTCTGGGAAAAGCACTTAAGGCGCGGATCCAGAGCCCGGAGGCATTGAATACTGGTACTGGACTCCGCTATGTTTTAAGGCTATGCAGATTCGCAATATCGCCATCATCGCGCACGTCGATCACGGAAAGACCACCTTGGTCGATAAGATGCTCCGCCAGGCTGGGGCGTTTCGCGATAATCAGGTCGTCGAAGAGCGCGTGATGGATTCCAATCCGCTCGAAAAGGAGCGGGGGATCACGATCCTCGCGAAGAACACGTCCATCCGCTGGCATGACACGAAGATCAACATCGTGGACACGCCCGGCCACGCCGATTTCGGCGGCGAAGTGGAACGAATTCTTCGCATGGTCGATGGCGTGCTGCTGGTGGTCGACGCCTTCGACGGCCCCATGCCGCAGACACGATTTGTGTTGCGCAAGGCGCTGGAACTCGGGTGCACCCCGATCGTGGTGATCAACAAGATCGATCGGCCCGGCGCCGATCCCTTGCGCGTGCACGATGAAGTGCTGTCCCTGTTCATCGAACTTGAGGCCACGGAAGAGCAGCTGAATGCGCCGGTGGTGTACGCCAGCGCCAAGCAGGGCACGTCCACCATGGACATGGACGTGACACCGGTGGATCTGACGCCGCTGTATCAGTGCATCGTGGACAGCGTGCCGCCGCCGCCGCACGACGCGGAGGGGCCGTTTCAAATGCTGGTGTCCACCATCGAGTATTCCGCCTATCTCGGACGCATGGCCATCGGGCGCGTCGAGCGTGGCGTCGTGCACTATGGCGATTCCATCACGCTGGTGCCGTTCGAGTCCGGGAAGCCGGTGCAGCGCGGGCGGGTTTCCAAGCTGTTCGGGTACGAGGGACTGGAGCGCGTCGAAATCCAGGAAGCTTCGGCTGGCGAAATTGTCATGCTGGCCGGCTTTGAGGACGTGGACATCGGCAGCACGCTCACGCACCCGGAGTCGCAGGATGCGCTGCCGGGCATCAGCGTGGAAGAGCCGACCATCAGCGTGGACTTCCTCGTCAATAATTCCCCGTTTGCGGGTCGCGACGGGAAATACGTGACGTCGCGCCAATTGCGCGAGCGCCTGTACAAGGAACTCGAGCGCAATGTGGCCCTCAAGGTTGAGGACAGCGACAGCACGGACGCCTGGAGCGTCTCTGGTCGCGGCGAGCTGCATCTGTCCATTCTCATGGAGACGATGCGGCGCGAAGGATTCGAGTTTCAGGTGTCGCGCCCGCGCGTCATCACCCGTACGGGCGAGAACGGCGAGCGGCTGGAGCCGTTTGAAGAGCTGGCCATCGACGTGCCGGAGGACTATCTGGGCACCGTCATCGAAAAGCTCGGACCGCGCAAGGCCGAGATGATCGAGATGAAGAACCCGGGGCAGGGTCTGGTGCGACTGCTGTATCGTGTGCCGGCGCGCGGCCTGTTCGGCTTCCGCAGCGAGTTCCTGACCGACACTCGCGGCACTGGACTCATGCACCACCGTTTCCTGGAGTACGGGCCGTGGGCCGGACCGTTGTCCGGTCGGTCGCGTGGCGTGCTGGTGTCCAT includes:
- the typA gene encoding translational GTPase TypA, yielding MQIRNIAIIAHVDHGKTTLVDKMLRQAGAFRDNQVVEERVMDSNPLEKERGITILAKNTSIRWHDTKINIVDTPGHADFGGEVERILRMVDGVLLVVDAFDGPMPQTRFVLRKALELGCTPIVVINKIDRPGADPLRVHDEVLSLFIELEATEEQLNAPVVYASAKQGTSTMDMDVTPVDLTPLYQCIVDSVPPPPHDAEGPFQMLVSTIEYSAYLGRMAIGRVERGVVHYGDSITLVPFESGKPVQRGRVSKLFGYEGLERVEIQEASAGEIVMLAGFEDVDIGSTLTHPESQDALPGISVEEPTISVDFLVNNSPFAGRDGKYVTSRQLRERLYKELERNVALKVEDSDSTDAWSVSGRGELHLSILMETMRREGFEFQVSRPRVITRTGENGERLEPFEELAIDVPEDYLGTVIEKLGPRKAEMIEMKNPGQGLVRLLYRVPARGLFGFRSEFLTDTRGTGLMHHRFLEYGPWAGPLSGRSRGVLVSMENGTIIAFALFSLQERSTLFVAPGDAVYEGMLVGENSRPGDMDVNPTKEKKLTNIRTKSTDENITLEPPRELTLESALEYIEEDELIEITPHNIRLRKRALAAADRKRTSRVAKRDKASA